One Myxococcales bacterium genomic region harbors:
- a CDS encoding glycosyltransferase, whose translation MHVLYLTTELPFPAVSGGRVRTAADLTLLESLPEVRSVDLLCLEEEPSPPEALREVAEKLPKARLLGPIFHPIHLKKFPHYLPLVAALRVVPGYPYLAGKWASVAVAKAIVKACRARRPDVVYVDHLGMMVYERLLSRLVPGVRIVLGQHNVESDFFAQFAEKKRGIVRLVAELETARARTFERDAMRRADAVVAISSTDRDAFEMLAGIRAHVVPQVVRFERTEWEPKASPRLVYVGNLSWHPNVAGLDWFVKEAWPEVRRLVPEVVLDVIGSGLPRDANGKEIVPKNWLAPGIVVHGFAKELAPHYANASVFLAPILGGSGVRIKLLEGFRAGLPLVTTTAGALGLPVESGRELLVSDDPTELARHVATLLGDVALQRTLRQNAFDFLEREHGLAKAQGVLRDALGISPREATRTP comes from the coding sequence ATGCACGTTCTCTACCTCACCACCGAGCTACCGTTCCCCGCCGTGAGCGGTGGGCGCGTACGCACCGCCGCCGACCTGACGCTGCTCGAGTCGCTCCCCGAGGTTCGTTCGGTCGATCTCCTCTGCCTCGAAGAAGAGCCCTCTCCGCCCGAGGCCTTGCGCGAGGTCGCGGAGAAGCTCCCCAAAGCTCGGCTCCTCGGCCCGATCTTCCACCCCATTCACCTGAAGAAGTTCCCCCACTACCTGCCGCTCGTCGCCGCGCTCAGGGTCGTGCCCGGGTACCCGTACCTCGCCGGCAAGTGGGCGAGCGTGGCCGTGGCGAAGGCGATCGTGAAGGCGTGCCGCGCCCGAAGACCCGACGTGGTCTACGTCGATCACCTGGGCATGATGGTCTACGAGCGGCTCCTCTCGCGGCTCGTCCCGGGCGTCCGGATCGTGCTCGGCCAGCACAACGTCGAGAGCGACTTTTTTGCCCAATTTGCCGAGAAAAAGCGGGGGATCGTGAGGCTCGTGGCCGAGCTCGAGACGGCACGCGCGCGCACCTTCGAACGGGATGCCATGCGGCGGGCCGACGCGGTCGTGGCGATCTCGTCGACCGACCGCGACGCCTTCGAGATGCTCGCCGGCATCCGAGCGCACGTCGTGCCTCAGGTCGTTCGCTTCGAGCGAACCGAGTGGGAGCCCAAAGCTTCTCCGCGGCTCGTCTACGTGGGCAACCTCTCGTGGCACCCGAACGTCGCGGGCCTCGATTGGTTCGTGAAAGAAGCGTGGCCCGAGGTGCGGCGGCTCGTCCCCGAGGTCGTCCTCGACGTCATCGGCTCCGGCCTGCCCCGCGACGCGAACGGCAAGGAGATCGTGCCGAAGAACTGGCTCGCGCCTGGCATCGTCGTGCACGGGTTCGCGAAGGAGCTCGCTCCGCACTACGCGAACGCGAGCGTGTTCTTGGCGCCGATCCTCGGGGGCTCGGGCGTGCGCATCAAGCTCCTCGAGGGCTTCCGCGCGGGCCTCCCGCTCGTCACCACCACCGCGGGCGCGCTGGGGCTCCCGGTCGAGTCGGGTCGCGAGCTGCTCGTGTCCGACGACCCCACGGAGCTCGCGCGGCACGTCGCTACGCTCCTCGGAGACGTCGCACTTCAACGCACACTGCGGCAGAACGCGTTCGACTTCCTCGAGCGCGAGCATGGCCTCGCGAAAGCGCAGGGCGTCCTCCGCGACGCGCTCGGGATCTCCCCGCGCGAGGCCACGCGCACGCCGTAG
- a CDS encoding glycosyltransferase, protein MLPRTAEEFLGDGVVASVVVANYNRPDLVKRLLGDLAAQSFSPTRFEVVVVDDGSKVDVRTVLDPKAYPFSLVVHRQENAGAAKARQRGAELAQGKVVVFLDDDMRVGEGFLEGHLAHHEKPGTVVLGQLRPDADIASMPLFEKFFARMLSNKADELFAGRAKLRGHGVYTGNVSVDRELFLRVGGFDPAFRALEDEELGIRLEKAGATLLFSDKGESIHGSDKTEVEKWLARSQNDGKYAVRVGRKHRDVADASPFRHIAHISPVSMPFLGLGLGLPKLAEPIAKLAVTAAIGADKLGLERLAVAGATLVYGIQFYRGVREESGSLGGVVAEYKAFREALRDVKNDGSGSASPGEATYASFVAAVREDHAVMRAYQGKYGQGEGGGGSLPADSVKKIGLQILVAYRLMRLFRARGNLLAAQFTSRLMRHLYASDIHWDAELAPGVMIVHGFGLAISHSAKVARGSILFQHVTLGYGLDAEGKTAGAPTLEENVHVGVGATLYGPITVGASSKIMAGCVLSESVPPRSLVAAPKPDVTARKARP, encoded by the coding sequence ATGCTCCCCCGAACTGCCGAAGAATTCCTGGGTGACGGCGTCGTCGCCAGCGTCGTCGTCGCGAACTACAACCGCCCGGATCTCGTCAAGCGGCTCCTCGGCGACCTCGCGGCGCAGTCGTTCTCGCCTACGAGGTTCGAGGTCGTCGTCGTCGACGATGGCTCGAAGGTCGACGTGCGCACCGTGCTCGATCCGAAGGCCTACCCGTTCTCTCTCGTCGTGCACCGGCAAGAGAACGCGGGCGCCGCCAAAGCGCGCCAGCGCGGCGCCGAGCTCGCCCAAGGCAAGGTGGTCGTCTTCCTGGACGACGACATGCGCGTCGGCGAAGGCTTCCTCGAAGGCCACCTCGCGCACCACGAGAAGCCCGGCACCGTCGTGCTCGGCCAGCTCCGACCCGACGCCGACATCGCGAGCATGCCGCTCTTCGAGAAGTTCTTCGCGCGCATGCTCTCGAACAAAGCCGACGAGCTCTTTGCCGGGCGCGCGAAGCTCCGCGGGCACGGCGTCTACACCGGCAACGTGTCGGTCGATCGCGAGCTCTTCTTGCGCGTCGGAGGCTTCGATCCGGCCTTCCGCGCCCTCGAGGACGAGGAGCTCGGCATCCGCCTCGAGAAGGCCGGCGCCACGCTGCTCTTCTCCGACAAGGGCGAGAGCATCCACGGCTCCGACAAGACCGAGGTCGAAAAATGGCTCGCGCGGAGCCAAAATGACGGGAAATACGCGGTACGTGTAGGGCGCAAGCATCGCGACGTGGCCGACGCGAGCCCCTTCCGCCACATCGCCCACATCTCGCCCGTGTCGATGCCCTTCCTGGGCCTCGGCCTCGGCCTCCCCAAGCTCGCCGAGCCGATCGCGAAGCTCGCCGTCACCGCCGCCATCGGCGCAGACAAGCTCGGGCTCGAGCGCCTCGCGGTGGCCGGCGCCACACTGGTGTACGGCATCCAGTTCTACCGCGGCGTCCGTGAGGAGTCGGGGAGCCTCGGCGGAGTGGTCGCCGAGTACAAGGCCTTCCGCGAGGCCCTCCGCGACGTGAAGAACGACGGCTCGGGCAGCGCGTCGCCCGGCGAAGCGACCTACGCCTCGTTCGTCGCGGCCGTTCGCGAAGATCACGCCGTGATGCGCGCCTACCAGGGAAAATACGGTCAAGGCGAGGGCGGAGGGGGCAGCTTGCCGGCCGACAGCGTCAAGAAGATCGGCCTCCAGATCCTGGTCGCGTACCGCCTCATGCGCCTCTTCCGCGCCCGCGGGAACCTGCTCGCAGCCCAGTTCACGAGCCGCCTCATGCGCCACCTCTACGCGTCCGACATCCACTGGGACGCCGAGCTCGCGCCGGGGGTCATGATCGTGCACGGGTTCGGGCTCGCCATCAGCCACTCGGCCAAGGTCGCCCGCGGATCCATCCTATTCCAGCACGTGACGCTCGGCTACGGCCTCGACGCCGAGGGAAAAACCGCCGGCGCGCCCACGCTCGAAGAGAACGTGCACGTGGGCGTCGGCGCGACGCTCTACGGCCCCATCACCGTCGGAGCGAGCAGCAAGATCATGGCCGGGTGCGTCCTCTCCGAGAGCGTGCCGCCGCGATCGCTCGTCGCGGCCCCCAAGCCCGACGTCACCGCCCGAAAGGCGCGCCCATGA
- a CDS encoding carbamoyl-phosphate synthase codes for MKVLLLGADYYGTLAAVRCLGERGVTVYVADESTNGRALYSKYVKEKLVHPPLGDVDALLGWLVRFGAEHPGTVLYPTNDHLAWLFAAHRTELSRHFRVMHPSEEVTLSLLDKGRLTEVCSELGIDVPQTLYAETDAELVALAKEKGTFPMLIKPRTQIYLESGIKGSLVETHAALAETLERYNALVRFNPALAKPHPEVTRPMLQAYHTAAETSIFSVSGYVDDDHLVTRSAMKVLQRPRKVGIGLCFEGREPEPRVLEQLRALFTKVGYRGAFEAEFIADGDRRMLIDVNPRFYSQMGFDIARGNPLPYVIALVCEGRTDEASRELAKATAWRGEGTYVYCHEMMLNLVLSLQGMSGQMSRDEVHKWRTWLRDNRSRVTDAVLDREDRMPAVVDAAAWLKHFAKHPRSFVRSYVLNR; via the coding sequence ATGAAGGTGCTCTTGCTCGGCGCGGACTACTACGGAACCTTGGCCGCGGTGCGTTGCCTCGGGGAGCGCGGCGTGACCGTCTACGTCGCCGACGAATCCACGAACGGGCGCGCGCTCTACTCCAAGTACGTCAAAGAGAAGCTCGTCCACCCGCCCCTCGGGGACGTCGACGCGCTGCTCGGCTGGCTCGTCCGGTTCGGCGCCGAGCACCCCGGGACGGTGCTCTACCCGACCAACGACCACCTCGCGTGGCTCTTCGCCGCGCACCGGACCGAGCTCTCGCGGCACTTTCGCGTCATGCACCCGAGCGAAGAGGTCACCCTCTCGCTGCTCGACAAAGGCCGCCTCACCGAGGTGTGTAGCGAGCTCGGCATCGACGTGCCCCAGACGCTCTACGCCGAGACCGACGCGGAGCTCGTCGCCCTCGCGAAGGAGAAGGGCACCTTCCCGATGCTCATCAAGCCGCGGACGCAGATCTACCTCGAGAGCGGCATCAAGGGCTCCCTCGTCGAGACCCACGCCGCGCTCGCCGAGACCCTCGAGCGGTACAACGCGCTCGTCCGGTTCAACCCGGCCCTCGCGAAGCCTCACCCCGAGGTCACGCGGCCCATGCTGCAGGCGTACCACACGGCCGCCGAGACGAGCATCTTCAGCGTCTCGGGGTACGTGGACGACGACCACCTCGTCACGCGCTCGGCGATGAAGGTGCTCCAACGTCCGCGCAAGGTGGGCATCGGATTGTGCTTCGAAGGGCGCGAGCCCGAGCCTCGTGTACTCGAGCAGCTCCGCGCGCTCTTCACCAAGGTGGGCTACCGCGGCGCGTTCGAGGCCGAGTTCATCGCCGACGGCGACCGCCGCATGCTCATCGACGTAAACCCCCGATTTTACAGCCAAATGGGCTTCGACATCGCCCGGGGCAACCCGCTCCCGTACGTGATCGCGCTCGTGTGCGAGGGCCGCACGGACGAGGCGTCGCGCGAGCTCGCCAAGGCCACCGCGTGGCGCGGCGAAGGCACCTACGTGTACTGCCACGAGATGATGCTGAACCTCGTCCTGTCGCTCCAAGGCATGAGCGGCCAAATGTCCCGCGACGAGGTCCACAAGTGGCGCACGTGGCTGCGCGACAACCGCTCCCGCGTGACCGACGCCGTGCTCGACCGCGAAGACCGCATGCCCGCCGTGGTCGACGCGGCCGCGTGGCTCAAACACTTCGCGAAGCACCCTCGCAGCTTCGTGCGCTCGTACGTCCTGAACCGCTGA
- a CDS encoding acyltransferase: MDSRKSRLGVALAALVFYAVFLYRTSFVLAGTRIFVLFEDAMISMRYARNLAEGHGLVWNVGEEPIEGFTNLLWVLWMAVGHKLGLSEAKISLFIMLTGVCILLANGLVVAKVARRLTDASWVPLAVLAATLFDYPLVFWTLRGMEVGALTLLVNTLLWLVLENEEKFSMGRTVLMSVLTASALLLRSDSVVPIGLIGLYGLYTAEKRVLFAVALAAGAGGAVGAQTAFRIKYFHDRLPNTAYLKLIGIPLSARIKRGVYVALEVLAMHLAVPLAIVAARLGAPDKAFYKDKATRRRVLLGALFFAQIGYATYVGGDAWEWMLYANRYACVGMPALIVLVAVCIDDLVKKGADEHEKAAKRFALGIAAMGLVLVALNVYGKLRPEVGVARTIYFSKTPFALGGAFVGLGLAFYFLEDLRVGIVEALGFLRSRVATRPTVVSATLVAVALVWFPSHATALGRWATQNAAQYLDEARYTRLGFLLRATTPDDHRIAVAAAGATPYFSRRPTEDLLGKNDKHIARLLPKGVFSPGHDKWDYEWSLGTRKSQLIVEPVDLNDAEQKYIDDLGFKKLPNEMLLRDGAPGVDPALVGATVDTVAELEEVLTKAKFTFPEPVKGNDLGIAAVLSLLALGLVFATSKDGESFASLEENAPEPTPGPSADGHNHIQTLDGLRGIAVLLVLVFHFAWEFPEGGFVVTQVKRLLFTGWIGVDLFFVLSGFLITRGLVAPSKKPIGTRLKLFWMRRVLRIFPLYYAFIIVGSIIGLALGGWIPGPAYWLYMQNYTLAFDDHELRWTAHFWSLAIEEQFYFVWPAIALLTPKRRLIGLTVGLIVACIVFRAGFTLKSHMWDPLTIVKFAYRATFSRADGLLLGALVAILQRESSHSLSHLWRRLRFPIFVLTGLAILGLHVVAKGLNGYDRRVIAAGYLLLSLFFASAVSMCSDDVISDRMRRFLSSKVLVSCGKVSYGMYIFHWPLLAFAVPYLKAAQEKMGVGAQVGLNVAFITVAITLIWGAGQLSFKFFESPFLKLKEKFHG; this comes from the coding sequence GTGGATAGTCGCAAAAGTCGCCTCGGTGTAGCGCTCGCCGCGCTCGTCTTCTACGCGGTGTTCCTCTACCGCACGAGCTTCGTCCTCGCCGGCACGCGCATCTTCGTCCTCTTCGAGGACGCCATGATTTCGATGCGCTATGCACGCAATCTCGCCGAGGGTCACGGCCTCGTGTGGAACGTGGGCGAGGAGCCGATCGAGGGGTTCACGAACCTTCTCTGGGTGCTCTGGATGGCCGTCGGGCACAAGCTCGGCCTGTCCGAGGCCAAGATCTCGCTCTTCATCATGCTCACGGGCGTGTGCATTTTGCTGGCGAACGGCCTCGTCGTCGCGAAGGTCGCGCGGCGCCTGACGGACGCGTCCTGGGTGCCCCTCGCCGTGCTCGCGGCCACGCTGTTCGACTATCCCCTCGTCTTCTGGACGCTCCGAGGCATGGAGGTCGGCGCGCTCACGCTGCTCGTGAACACGCTCCTCTGGCTCGTGCTCGAGAACGAAGAGAAGTTCTCCATGGGCCGGACGGTGCTCATGAGCGTGCTCACGGCGAGCGCGCTCTTGCTGCGCTCGGACTCGGTGGTCCCCATCGGGCTCATCGGCCTCTACGGCCTCTATACGGCCGAAAAACGCGTGCTCTTCGCGGTGGCGCTCGCCGCCGGCGCGGGCGGTGCGGTGGGCGCGCAGACGGCGTTCCGCATCAAGTACTTCCACGACCGCCTGCCGAACACGGCGTACCTCAAGCTCATCGGCATCCCGCTCTCGGCGCGCATCAAGCGCGGCGTGTACGTGGCGCTCGAGGTGCTCGCGATGCACCTCGCCGTCCCGCTCGCGATCGTGGCCGCGCGGCTCGGTGCTCCCGACAAAGCCTTCTACAAGGACAAGGCGACGCGCCGCCGCGTGCTGCTCGGGGCCCTCTTCTTCGCACAAATCGGCTACGCGACGTACGTCGGAGGCGACGCGTGGGAGTGGATGCTCTACGCGAACCGCTACGCGTGCGTGGGCATGCCGGCGCTCATCGTGCTCGTCGCGGTGTGCATCGACGACCTCGTCAAGAAGGGCGCCGACGAGCACGAGAAGGCCGCGAAGCGCTTCGCTCTCGGCATCGCCGCGATGGGCCTCGTGCTCGTCGCCCTGAACGTCTACGGCAAGCTGCGCCCCGAGGTAGGTGTCGCGCGCACCATCTACTTCAGCAAGACGCCCTTCGCGCTCGGCGGGGCCTTCGTGGGCCTCGGGCTCGCGTTCTACTTCCTCGAGGATCTGCGCGTGGGCATCGTCGAGGCGCTCGGCTTCTTGCGCTCACGGGTCGCCACGCGGCCCACCGTCGTGTCGGCCACGCTCGTCGCTGTCGCCCTCGTGTGGTTCCCGTCGCACGCGACGGCGCTCGGGCGTTGGGCCACGCAGAACGCGGCGCAGTACCTCGACGAGGCTCGTTACACGCGCCTCGGCTTCCTCCTCCGCGCGACCACGCCCGACGATCACCGCATCGCCGTCGCCGCCGCCGGCGCCACCCCGTACTTCTCGCGCAGGCCGACCGAAGACCTGCTCGGCAAGAACGACAAGCACATCGCGAGGCTCCTCCCGAAGGGTGTATTTTCCCCGGGTCACGACAAGTGGGACTACGAGTGGAGCCTCGGGACCCGCAAATCGCAGCTCATCGTCGAGCCGGTCGATCTCAACGACGCCGAGCAGAAGTACATCGACGATCTCGGGTTCAAGAAGCTCCCGAACGAGATGCTCCTCCGTGACGGCGCCCCCGGCGTCGACCCGGCGCTCGTCGGCGCGACGGTCGACACGGTAGCCGAGCTCGAAGAGGTGCTCACCAAGGCCAAATTCACCTTCCCCGAGCCCGTAAAGGGCAACGACCTCGGCATCGCCGCGGTGCTCTCGCTGCTCGCGCTCGGGCTCGTCTTCGCCACCTCGAAGGACGGCGAGAGCTTCGCCTCCCTCGAGGAGAACGCCCCCGAGCCGACGCCCGGGCCCAGCGCCGACGGGCACAACCACATCCAGACCTTGGACGGCCTCCGCGGCATCGCCGTGCTCCTCGTGCTCGTCTTCCACTTCGCGTGGGAGTTCCCCGAGGGCGGCTTCGTCGTCACGCAGGTGAAGCGGCTCCTCTTCACGGGCTGGATCGGCGTCGACCTCTTCTTCGTCCTCTCGGGGTTCCTCATCACGCGCGGCCTCGTCGCCCCGTCCAAGAAGCCCATCGGCACGCGCCTCAAGCTCTTCTGGATGCGGCGCGTGCTCCGTATCTTTCCGTTGTATTATGCATTTATCATCGTGGGCTCGATCATCGGGCTCGCGCTCGGCGGGTGGATCCCGGGGCCGGCCTACTGGCTCTACATGCAGAACTACACGCTCGCCTTCGACGACCACGAGCTGCGCTGGACGGCTCACTTCTGGTCGCTCGCGATCGAGGAGCAGTTCTATTTCGTCTGGCCCGCGATCGCGCTGCTCACGCCGAAGCGTCGCCTCATCGGCCTCACCGTCGGGCTCATCGTGGCCTGCATCGTGTTCCGCGCGGGCTTCACGCTGAAGAGCCACATGTGGGATCCGCTCACCATCGTGAAGTTCGCCTACCGCGCGACCTTCTCTCGCGCCGACGGGCTCCTCCTCGGCGCGCTCGTCGCGATCTTGCAGCGCGAGTCGTCCCACTCGCTCTCGCACCTGTGGCGGCGCCTCCGCTTCCCGATCTTCGTGCTCACCGGGCTCGCGATCCTCGGGCTCCACGTCGTCGCCAAGGGGCTGAACGGCTACGATCGCCGCGTCATCGCCGCGGGCTACCTCTTGCTCTCGCTCTTCTTCGCGAGCGCCGTATCCATGTGCTCGGACGACGTCATCTCCGATCGCATGCGCCGCTTCCTGTCGTCGAAGGTGCTCGTGTCGTGTGGGAAGGTGTCGTACGGCATGTACATCTTCCACTGGCCGCTGCTCGCCTTCGCGGTGCCCTACCTGAAGGCGGCGCAGGAGAAGATGGGCGTCGGCGCGCAGGTGGGGCTCAACGTGGCTTTCATCACGGTCGCGATCACGCTCATCTGGGGCGCGGGCCAGCTCAGCTTCAAGTTCTTCGAGAGCCCGTTCTTGAAGCTCAAAGAGAAGTTCCACGGCTGA
- a CDS encoding oligosaccharide flippase family protein, which produces MSEDTPEASTGAAASAPTEAEPEGTAGAEHHDHEEHAARKDVATAMRNAVKLGLSLMATWAVALGVRFILPRFLGPERFGQYTWAESTAALAFIFAGLGLNTYIQREVSVKPSHASDFFGGVLVARLTVMALLFLSLYGYALGVERDPEVHLAVVVFGLTQALMVTNESLAALLQASTKVGKLAVANVAAKLVWGVGVVAVVQVTHRYPLLALPMFLSELLKAMVLWPSVRKEVGLELRVDAKVTKAVLITCIPFFVNTISYTMGNKLDVALLKSLATDATKGVEEAAQAAKVEVGLYGAAQNLASLAMLLAPLESWVITPLLTRALKRSEDEFFAILRRAVEGILVVAIPATMMISLGAPFWVRLTTGSKYLDAAAALQQLAPSFVFTYAAVLFATALIIMKRSWSVTLISLSRLMLQPILMWLVVPWAHKKLGVGGAGIGDAFCFTFLELYVSIVFLATLGRRAIDKRLVFALVASLAAYGAAYGTHKALTPHLKDATLVVDGLVYVIVLFATRGVRVADVKAVIGMIRNRRNLAG; this is translated from the coding sequence ATGAGCGAGGACACGCCCGAGGCCTCCACCGGGGCCGCGGCGAGCGCACCGACGGAGGCCGAGCCCGAAGGCACCGCGGGCGCCGAGCACCACGATCACGAAGAGCACGCCGCCCGAAAAGACGTGGCGACGGCCATGCGAAACGCCGTGAAGCTCGGCCTGTCGCTCATGGCGACGTGGGCCGTGGCGCTCGGTGTTCGCTTCATTCTGCCCAGGTTTTTGGGGCCAGAGCGCTTCGGTCAGTACACCTGGGCCGAGAGCACGGCCGCGCTCGCCTTCATCTTCGCGGGCCTCGGGCTCAACACGTACATCCAACGCGAAGTGTCGGTGAAGCCGTCGCACGCGTCCGACTTCTTCGGAGGGGTGCTCGTCGCGCGGCTCACCGTGATGGCGCTGCTCTTCTTGAGCCTCTATGGCTACGCGCTCGGGGTCGAGCGCGACCCGGAGGTCCACCTCGCCGTCGTCGTGTTCGGGCTCACGCAAGCCCTCATGGTGACGAACGAGTCGCTCGCGGCGCTGCTCCAGGCGAGCACCAAGGTGGGCAAGCTCGCCGTCGCCAACGTCGCCGCGAAGCTCGTGTGGGGCGTGGGCGTGGTCGCGGTCGTGCAGGTCACGCACAGGTACCCGCTCCTGGCGCTGCCGATGTTCCTCTCGGAGCTCCTCAAGGCCATGGTGCTCTGGCCCTCGGTGCGCAAAGAGGTCGGCCTCGAGCTCCGCGTCGACGCGAAGGTCACGAAGGCCGTGCTCATCACGTGCATCCCGTTCTTCGTGAACACCATCTCGTACACGATGGGGAACAAGCTCGACGTGGCGCTCCTGAAGTCGCTCGCGACCGACGCGACCAAAGGCGTCGAAGAGGCCGCGCAAGCCGCCAAGGTGGAGGTGGGCCTCTACGGCGCCGCGCAGAACCTCGCCTCGCTCGCCATGCTCCTCGCCCCGCTCGAGAGCTGGGTCATCACACCTCTCCTCACACGCGCCCTCAAACGCAGCGAAGACGAGTTCTTCGCGATCCTGCGGCGCGCGGTCGAGGGCATCCTCGTGGTCGCGATCCCCGCCACGATGATGATCAGCCTGGGCGCGCCGTTCTGGGTGCGCCTCACGACCGGCTCGAAATACCTCGACGCGGCCGCCGCGCTCCAGCAGCTCGCCCCCTCCTTCGTTTTCACGTACGCGGCGGTGCTCTTCGCCACGGCGCTCATCATCATGAAGCGCTCGTGGAGCGTGACGCTCATCTCGCTCTCGCGGCTCATGCTGCAGCCGATCCTGATGTGGCTCGTGGTGCCGTGGGCTCACAAAAAGCTCGGCGTCGGCGGGGCCGGGATCGGCGACGCCTTCTGCTTCACGTTCCTCGAGCTCTACGTGTCGATCGTCTTCTTGGCGACGCTCGGGCGACGCGCGATCGACAAACGCCTCGTGTTCGCCCTCGTCGCTTCGCTCGCGGCCTACGGCGCCGCCTACGGCACGCACAAGGCGCTCACGCCGCACCTCAAGGACGCGACCCTCGTGGTCGACGGCCTCGTGTACGTGATCGTGCTCTTCGCGACGCGCGGCGTCCGTGTCGCCGACGTGAAAGCCGTGATCGGCATGATTCGGAACCGGCGCAATCTCGCTGGCTGA
- a CDS encoding serine/threonine protein kinase, with protein MQIVPGARLGSYVFERPLGVGAFGVVWLAGREGALDQKVAIKVLHPQAAVSHESVERFRREARALKQLSSPHIARMYEFVVGPPFGFALVMEYIQGELLSNVFKRTKLGVEDTIYLGQNMLRGVAEMHTHGIIHRDLKPANVMLRPIQNGWRAVILDFNLSRFKDGKDETGKPQGALTTMGSAIGTIPFMAPEQIVDARRANEAADVYAVAAILFNAVAGHPAFDMSSFRQKLTDEAAPVPTGRTDATAMAFAAVIAKGLMRKPQDRYGTAQEMLDALGQIPRTPPTSQRTT; from the coding sequence GTGCAGATCGTCCCCGGAGCTCGCCTCGGCTCGTACGTCTTCGAACGCCCCCTCGGCGTCGGGGCATTCGGCGTCGTGTGGCTCGCGGGCCGTGAAGGCGCCCTCGACCAGAAGGTCGCCATCAAGGTGCTCCACCCTCAGGCCGCGGTCTCCCACGAGAGCGTCGAGCGTTTCCGCCGCGAGGCACGCGCGCTGAAGCAGCTCTCGAGCCCGCACATCGCGCGCATGTACGAGTTCGTGGTGGGGCCGCCCTTCGGGTTCGCGCTCGTCATGGAGTACATCCAGGGGGAGCTCCTCTCGAACGTGTTCAAGCGCACGAAGCTCGGCGTCGAGGACACGATCTACCTCGGGCAGAACATGCTCCGCGGCGTCGCCGAGATGCACACGCACGGCATCATCCACCGCGATCTCAAGCCCGCGAACGTCATGCTGCGCCCGATCCAGAACGGCTGGCGCGCCGTGATCCTCGACTTCAACCTGAGCCGCTTCAAGGACGGCAAAGACGAGACCGGCAAGCCCCAAGGCGCGCTCACCACCATGGGCTCGGCGATCGGCACGATCCCGTTCATGGCCCCCGAGCAGATCGTCGATGCCCGGCGCGCCAACGAGGCCGCCGACGTGTACGCCGTGGCCGCGATCCTCTTCAACGCGGTGGCCGGTCACCCCGCGTTCGACATGTCGTCGTTCCGGCAGAAGCTCACGGACGAAGCCGCCCCCGTGCCCACGGGCCGCACCGACGCGACCGCCATGGCCTTCGCGGCGGTCATCGCCAAGGGCCTCATGCGAAAGCCTCAAGACCGCTACGGCACGGCCCAAGAGATGCTCGACGCCCTCGGCCAGATCCCGCGCACGCCGCCGACGAGCCAGCGCACCACGTGA